From Plasmodium cynomolgi strain B DNA, scaffold: 0511, whole genome shotgun sequence:
ATTTTCATCAAAACCTTTTGTTCTAGGCGAATCGATAGCTGGAATTTCATTAGGAACTCCCGCTGGACGTGGAAATGTATTTGTACTTTTACTATGATCATTCTTTGAAGTTGAAGATGTTTCTTCACTTCCTGGTCTAACAGGAACTGATTTtgatcctttttctttcgatGTACATTTAtcaatatattcattttctaCATTATATAAGGAtggtatataatattttttgactattttttcattgtaaTAGAAATAGTACGTATATGAATCCCTAAAACTTTCTAACATATAGCATGTAATCTTGTCATATGTAtccctttcatttttatctttacaGTGTTTCCCATATATTACTTTATATAGATTAACAAattcacataaaaaattttgtgcagAAGCCTCATTATCATATTCATGTTcaattattaatttatttataatattttgcatattattattaaaaatgtctaTTATGGTCATTTTTATTGGATCCTTATAAACAGTGTTGTATAAATCATAAGAACACTTATGTTTAACTCCTGTAAAATTCATTAAACTAATACAATTATTAAAACATTTGGTAATAATATCATCTAATTCtccatatttctttatttgaTTATATATCcagttgtataaaatatgacATTGATAATGTAAAGGATTgctatattcatttttataattataacacCCTAAATTTCTCACAAGTTTCCTACAAAATTCTTTGTGATTAGCATCTAGTTCATTATAATTctctacaattttttcgcaaaCTCTAGCATAGTTTTCGGACCCCCTATCAGTTTCTTGTATAGGTATATCAAATTCATTATACGTATCCCAAACCGTTTGTAAGAAAGGATACTGAAAATacaagtaaaatatataaatgtttcttttaataaaagaataGCTATATTCTCAAAGCTGttctataatatttaatatatctaATACTTAAAATTGTTTACAAAAACAGACAATAACCACGAACTTTTCCTTGCCATTTTTCAATGTCTGATATATCGTctgacatttttattatattaaatgataTAACATAT
This genomic window contains:
- a CDS encoding hypothetical protein (putative), whose protein sequence is MSDDISDIEKWQGKYPFLQTVWDTYNEFDIPIQETDRGSENYARVCEKIVENYNELDANHKEFCRKLVRNLGCYNYKNEYSNPLHYQCHILYNWIYNQIKKYGELDDIITKCFNNCISLMNFTGVKHKCSYDLYNTVYKDPIKMTIIDIFNNNMQNIINKLIIEHEYDNEASAQNFLCEFVNLYKVIYGKHCKDKNERDTYDKITCYMLESFRDSYTYYFYYNEKIVKKYYIPSLYN